A single region of the Brachypodium distachyon strain Bd21 chromosome 3, Brachypodium_distachyon_v3.0, whole genome shotgun sequence genome encodes:
- the LOC100833599 gene encoding AP-1 complex subunit gamma-2 isoform X4 — translation MARDLAPEVERLMRSRDANTKKKAALCSTRIVRKVPDLAENFMGLAASLLKEKHHGVLISAVQLCTELCKASKDALEYLRKNCIEGLVRILRDVSSSSYAPEYDVAGISDPFLHIRVLKLMRMLGQGDADCSEYMNDILAQVATKTESNKNAGNAILYECVETIMGIEATSGLRVLAINILGRFLSNRDNNIRYVALNILMRAIAVDTQAVQRHRVTILECVKDADASIRKRALELVFLLVNDTNVKPLTKELVDYLDVADPDFKEDLTAKICSIAEKFSQDKLWYLDQMFKVLSLAGKHVKDDVWHALIVVISNASELQGYSVRSLYTALQTYSEQGSLVRVAVWCIGEYGEMLVNNVGMLEAEGSITVTESDALDAVELGLSLYPADVTTRAMCLVALLKLSSRFPSMSERVKRIVSQNKENMVLELQQRSIEFGSIIQRHQSIRSSLLERMPVLDEATYLMKRASTTQASIPAYKPASAVTPGDLKFPNGLAKPAVTPLADLLDLSSDDATATTTASTTTAPSDFLQDLLGIGGTNLPTAGAPSSASTDILMDLLSIGSSPSQNGQLVPDLSLAQAEKKHVSAAPQLVSPVPEPVDLLGSLSSSTSVSGTKSATAVPQAVDLLDGLSSSTSVSAGLEDACPSITAFQSATLKITFDFRKQLGKPQESTIHATFTNMSSSTYTEFIFQAAVPKFIQLRLDPASGNIVPANGKGSVTQGFSVTNNQHGQKPLAMRIRMSYKVNGEDRLEQGQVSNFPPGL, via the exons ATGGCCCGGGATCTGGCGCCTGAAGTGGAGAGGCTGATGCGCAGCAGGGATGCTAATACAAAGAAAAAG GCTGCTTTGTGCTCTACAAGGATTGTAAGGAAAGTCCCGGATTTAGCGGAGAACTTCATGGGTCTTGCTGCATCATTACTGAAGGAAAAGCACCATGGAGTTTTGATATCTGCAGTTCAGCTCTGCACCGAACTGTGTAAAGCGAGCAAAGATGCGCTGGAGTACCTGAGGAAG AACTGCATTGAAGGTTTGGTCCGAATACTAAGAGATGTCTCCAGTAGTTCTTATGCTCCTGAGTATGATGTTGCTGGCATCTCGGATCCTTTCTTACATATTCGAGTTCTTAAACTTATGCGTATGTTGGGTCAAGGAGACGCAGATTGCAGTGAATATATGAATGATATTCTTGCTCAG GTCGCAACAAAAACTGAGTCGAACAAGAATGCTGGAAATGCCATCCTGTATGAATGTGTTGAGACAATAATGGGTATTGAAGCTACTAGTGGTCTACGTGTCCTGGCTATTAATATTTTGGGTAGATTCTTGTCAAACCGTGATAACAATATAAG ATACGTTGCTCTGAACATACTTATGAGGGCTATTGCAGTAGATACACAAGCCGTACAGAGACACAGGGTGACAATATTAGAGTGTGTAAAG GATGCCGATGCCTCCATTCGTAAAagggcccttgagcttgtttttttgttggtcAATGATACAAATGTAAAGCCTCTGACCAAAGAGCTTGTTGACTACTTAGATGTAGCTGATCCAGACTTCAAAGAAGATCTCACAGCCAAGATTTGCTCAATAGCTGAAAA GTTTTCTCAAGACAAGTTATGGTACCTTGATCAGATGTTCAAGGTTTTATCCCTG gCAGGGAAGCATGTGAAGGATGATGTATGGCATGCTCTTATTGTGGTAATAAGCAATGCATCAGAACTTCAAGGATACTCAGTGAGATCATTATACACGGCTTTACAAACATACAGTGAACAG GGAAGTTTAGTAAGAGTAGCTGTTTGGTGCATTGGCGAATATGGTGAAATGCTAGTGAACAATGTTGGCATGCTTGAAGCTGAGGGCTCAATTACG GTCACAGAATCTGATGCTTTGGATGCTGTGGAGCTCGGCCTTAGCCTTTACCCTGCAGACGTGACAACTCGAGCTATGTGTCTTGTTGCTCTTTTGAAGCTGTCCTCACGATTTCCATCTATGTCAGA GAGAGTAAAACGAATAGTTTCCCAGAATAAAGAGAATATGGTGCTTGAACTACAGCAAAGATCAATTGAATTTGGTTCCATTATACAAAGGCATCAGTCTATCAG GTCATCATTGCTTGAACGTATGCCTGTTTTGGATGAAGCTACTTATCTTATGAAGAGGGCTAGTACGACACAAGCAAGTATTCCTGCATATAAGCCTGCTTCAGCAGTTACTCCTGGAGACCTTAAGTTTCCAAATGGCTTAGCAAAACCTGCTGTAACTCCTTTAGCTGATTTGCTTGACCTAAGTTCCGATGATGCGACAGCTACTACCACTGCTTCTACTACTACAGCACCTAGTGATTTTCTACAAGACCTTTTGGGTATTGGTGGGACAAATCTACCGACTGCAG GAGCACCTTCATCTGCAAGCACAGATATTCTGATGGATCTTCTATCTATCGGATCATCTCCATCACAAAATGGCCAGCTGGTACCAGACTTAAGTCTTGCCCAAG CagagaaaaaacatgtttcTGCTGCACCTCAACTTGTTTCTCCTGTACCTGAACCTGTGGATTTGCTCGGTAGTTTGTCATCAAGCACATCTGTTTCTG GTACTAAATCCGCTACTGCTGTGCCTCAAGCTGTGGATCTGCTCGATGGTTTGTCATCAAGTACATCCGTTTCTG CAGGACTTGAAGATGCGTGCCCATCAATAACGGCTTTCCAGAGTGCAACTTTGAAGATCACCTTCGATTTCAGAAAACAGCTTGGAAAGCCACAAGAGAGTACCATCCATGCCACTTTTACAAATATGTCATCTAGTACTTATACGGAATTCATTTTTCAGGCAGCTGTTCCAAAG TTCATCCAATTGCGACTGGATCCAGCTAGCGGTAACATTGTTCCAGCTAATGGAAAGGGTTCAGTCACACAAGGGTTCAGTGTCACCAATAATCAACATGGGCAG AAACCGCTTGCAATGCGTATTCGGATGTCTTACAAAGTGAATGGCGAGGACAGGCTGGAACAAGGTCAAGTCAGCAATTTTCCACCTGGATTATAA